Proteins from a genomic interval of Xylocopa sonorina isolate GNS202 chromosome 6, iyXylSono1_principal, whole genome shotgun sequence:
- the Yippee gene encoding yippee zinc finger protein: MGVIFLEHIGGTRLFSCASCDTNLTNRGQLISTRFTGATGRAFLFNKVVNLNYSEVQDRVMLTGRHMVRDVSCKNCDAKLGWVYEFATDDNQRYKEGRVILERALVTESDGMGDNI, from the exons ATGGGAGTAATCTTTTTGGAACACATCGGAGGTACTCGCTTATTCTCTTGCGCTTCTTGTGACACCAACCTTACAAACAGAGGTCAGCTGATAAGCACGCGTTTCACGGGCGCCACAGGACGTGCTTTTCTCTTTAACAAAGTCGTCAACTTAAATTACAG TGAGGTACAGGATAGAGTGATGTTGACGGGTCGTCACATGGTCCGAGATGTCAGCTGCAAAAACTGTGATGCTAAACTCGGGTGGGTGTATGAATTTGCGACAGACGATAATCAACGATACAAGGAAGGCCGTGTCATCTTGGAACGTGCTTTAGTCACAGAGAGCGACGGAATGGGcgataatatttaa